Proteins encoded in a region of the Psychromicrobium lacuslunae genome:
- a CDS encoding glutamate ABC transporter substrate-binding protein has protein sequence MRFTKKAGVFGATALAAALALTACGQSGSPNGGNASAGPSPEYKVASDVKLDSSPTWTKANKAGKLVIGVKFDQPGLGNKKAGADKPEGFDIEIAKSVAAGLGFKPEQIEFKETVSKNREPFLQNGTVDLVVATYTINDARKKVVDFAGPYYIAGQDLLVKKDSTITGPDDLKGKKVCSVDGSTPAQRITEKYPDAQLVTYDTYSKCVDNLNSGSVDAVTTDDAILRGYAAQSSGALKVVGKPFSQEPYGIGLAKGDTALRTAINDSLEKLESDGTWKKAFEYTLGSSEGITIPKPDRY, from the coding sequence ATGAGATTCACTAAAAAAGCTGGCGTCTTCGGCGCCACCGCGCTGGCCGCAGCACTAGCGCTGACCGCGTGTGGTCAGAGCGGTTCGCCCAACGGTGGCAATGCCTCTGCTGGCCCCTCCCCTGAATACAAGGTCGCGTCGGATGTAAAACTCGACAGTAGCCCGACCTGGACCAAGGCCAATAAGGCCGGCAAGCTGGTCATCGGGGTGAAATTTGATCAGCCTGGCCTTGGCAATAAGAAGGCTGGCGCCGATAAGCCTGAAGGCTTCGATATTGAGATCGCCAAGTCTGTTGCGGCTGGCCTCGGCTTCAAACCCGAGCAGATCGAATTCAAGGAAACCGTCTCCAAGAACCGCGAACCGTTCCTGCAGAACGGCACAGTCGATCTGGTGGTGGCGACTTACACCATTAACGATGCCCGCAAGAAGGTCGTCGATTTTGCTGGCCCGTACTACATCGCTGGCCAGGATCTGCTGGTGAAGAAAGATAGCACCATCACCGGCCCCGACGATTTGAAGGGCAAAAAGGTCTGCTCGGTTGATGGCTCAACCCCTGCCCAGCGAATCACCGAAAAGTATCCGGACGCTCAACTGGTCACCTATGACACCTACTCAAAGTGCGTAGACAACCTCAATAGTGGCAGCGTGGATGCTGTCACTACCGATGACGCGATTCTGCGTGGCTACGCAGCTCAGTCTTCGGGCGCGCTCAAGGTTGTTGGCAAGCCGTTCTCTCAGGAGCCCTACGGAATCGGCCTAGCCAAGGGCGATACTGCGCTGCGCACCGCCATCAATGACAGCCTAGAGAAGCTCGAATCTGACGGAACCTGGAAGAAGGCCTTCGAGTACACGCTCGGGAGTTCCGAAGGGATAACCATTCCCAAGCCGGATCGCTACTAA
- a CDS encoding amino acid ABC transporter permease: protein MDAITSNLGLFASGFWGTIVLSFFTMVGSLIFGTVLAAMRVSPTPVLRAAATTYVNVVRNTPLTLVLFFCAFGLPYLQISFGNTTDQVSFNYAVLALTAYTSCFVCEAIRSGIATVPLGQAEAARSIGLTFTQSLRFIILPQGIRTVVPPLASVIIAMVKNTSIASGFNNKELISAMNGVIELRGDQVPLILAGTAIAYLILSIGLGQIFGLIERKVRIAR, encoded by the coding sequence TTGGACGCAATCACAAGTAATCTAGGCCTCTTCGCCAGCGGTTTTTGGGGCACTATCGTGCTCAGCTTCTTCACCATGGTTGGCTCGCTCATTTTTGGCACCGTACTCGCTGCCATGCGGGTATCCCCAACCCCGGTACTGCGCGCTGCCGCGACCACTTACGTCAATGTGGTGCGAAATACTCCACTGACCTTGGTGCTATTTTTCTGCGCCTTCGGCCTACCCTATCTGCAGATTAGCTTCGGCAACACCACCGATCAGGTTTCCTTCAACTATGCGGTGCTTGCGCTCACTGCCTACACTTCCTGCTTCGTCTGTGAAGCCATTCGCTCGGGTATTGCCACGGTGCCGCTGGGCCAAGCCGAAGCAGCCCGTTCCATCGGCCTGACTTTCACGCAGTCGCTGCGCTTTATTATCTTGCCGCAAGGAATCCGGACCGTAGTGCCACCGCTAGCCAGCGTGATCATCGCTATGGTCAAAAACACCTCCATTGCCTCCGGCTTCAATAACAAGGAACTGATCTCTGCAATGAACGGTGTGATCGAACTTCGAGGTGATCAAGTGCCTCTGATCTTGGCCGGCACCGCTATCGCCTACTTGATTTTGAGCATTGGATTAGGCCAAATATTCGGCCTCATTGAGCGGAAAGTGAGAATAGCCCGATGA
- a CDS encoding amino acid ABC transporter permease: MSASQVLFDAPGPKARRNNVIISIVAVLLLLGAIAWIVFKFAEAGQFEASKWSPFSYTDIQGVLLKGLGSTLLAAALGTVFAMLIGVIFAVGRLSTKRWISLPTTIVLEFFRGLPVLLLMFGVYYLGSGKVSPLVAVVTGLALYNGMVIAEIIRAGVLALPKGQGEAATAVGLTRGQTLRTILLPQAFRSMLPTIIAQVVVLLKDSALGYLVTYQELLYAINNIGRDYQNLLPAFIVGAAIFILINLLVAAFAKWLERRLSRSPKKIK, from the coding sequence ATGAGCGCATCTCAGGTTCTTTTCGACGCCCCCGGCCCTAAGGCCCGGCGCAATAATGTGATCATCTCGATCGTCGCCGTCCTGCTGTTACTCGGGGCTATTGCTTGGATCGTCTTCAAGTTTGCCGAGGCTGGCCAGTTCGAAGCTTCGAAGTGGTCCCCTTTCAGCTATACCGACATCCAAGGCGTACTACTCAAAGGCCTCGGGTCAACATTACTAGCAGCCGCATTGGGTACCGTTTTTGCAATGCTCATCGGCGTTATTTTCGCTGTTGGGAGACTTTCAACGAAGCGATGGATATCGCTCCCCACCACTATTGTGCTGGAGTTCTTCCGCGGCCTTCCCGTACTCTTGCTGATGTTCGGAGTGTACTATCTGGGCAGCGGCAAGGTTTCACCGCTAGTAGCAGTCGTCACGGGCCTCGCCCTTTATAACGGTATGGTGATCGCGGAGATTATCCGTGCTGGAGTCCTGGCACTCCCCAAAGGGCAAGGTGAAGCAGCAACGGCGGTTGGTCTTACTCGCGGGCAAACGCTTCGCACCATCTTGCTCCCGCAAGCCTTCCGATCAATGCTTCCGACGATCATCGCTCAAGTTGTGGTGCTTCTGAAAGACTCGGCGCTTGGCTATCTGGTGACTTACCAAGAACTGCTTTACGCGATCAATAATATTGGTCGCGACTACCAAAACCTCTTGCCAGCCTTCATCGTCGGCGCAGCGATCTTCATTCTGATCAACCTGCTGGTGGCAGCTTTTGCTAAGTGGCTGGAACGTCGATTGAGTCGGAGCCCTAAAAAAATAAAGTAA